A window of Pantoea agglomerans contains these coding sequences:
- the motA gene encoding flagellar motor stator protein MotA, with protein sequence MLILLGYIIVVASVLGGYALVGGHLGALYQPSELLIIGGAALGAFFVGNNGKSIKKTLKALPKLMRGSKYNKALYMDLMALLYRLMAKSRQQGMLSLERDIEDPTQSEIFANYPRILADKQLVDFITDYLRLMVSGNMNAFEIEALMDEEIETYEHECEVPAQSLSAVGDGLPAFGIVAAVMGVVHALASADRPAAELGALVAHAMVGTFLGILLAYGFISPLASVLRQKCAETTKMMQCIKVTLLSSLNGYAPQIAVEFGRKTLYSTERPSFSELEEHVRNAKNPAKQTSDENA encoded by the coding sequence GTGCTGATCTTATTGGGTTATATCATTGTTGTCGCATCCGTGTTGGGCGGATATGCGCTGGTGGGCGGTCATCTCGGTGCTCTTTATCAGCCTTCCGAGCTGTTAATTATCGGCGGTGCCGCTCTTGGCGCTTTTTTCGTCGGCAACAACGGTAAGTCGATTAAAAAGACGTTAAAAGCGCTGCCGAAGCTGATGCGCGGCTCAAAATATAATAAAGCCCTCTATATGGATTTGATGGCGCTGCTCTATCGCCTGATGGCCAAATCACGCCAGCAGGGCATGCTGTCGCTGGAACGCGATATTGAAGATCCCACGCAGAGCGAAATTTTTGCTAATTATCCGCGTATTCTCGCCGATAAACAGCTTGTGGATTTTATTACCGATTATTTGCGTCTGATGGTCAGCGGCAACATGAACGCCTTTGAGATTGAGGCGCTGATGGATGAAGAGATCGAGACCTACGAACATGAATGCGAAGTGCCAGCGCAGAGCTTATCTGCCGTCGGCGACGGCCTGCCTGCTTTCGGCATCGTGGCGGCGGTAATGGGCGTGGTACACGCGCTGGCATCGGCCGATCGTCCTGCCGCCGAGCTGGGCGCGCTGGTGGCGCACGCGATGGTGGGGACCTTCCTTGGCATTCTGCTGGCCTACGGCTTTATTTCGCCGCTGGCGTCGGTGCTGCGTCAGAAGTGCGCTGAAACCACCAAGATGATGCAGTGCATCAAGGTAACGCTGCTCTCCAGCCTGAACGGCTATGCGCCGCAGATTGCGGTGGAGTTTGGCCGTAAGACGCTTTACTCCACCGAGCGCCCGTCGTTCAGCGAACTGGAGGAGCACGTACGTAACGCGAAGAATCCGGCGAAACAGACCTCGGACGAAAATGCATGA
- the cheA gene encoding chemotaxis protein CheA, giving the protein MDISDFYQTFFDEADELLADMEQHLLGLDPQEPDSEQLNAIFRAAHSIKGGAGTFGFTVLQETTHILENILDGARRGEMQLSTDIINLFLETKDIMQEQLDAYKTAQEPNAESFNYICEALRQLALEAKGLPVAAPVAAAVPAEPAVQSAPAASSGLRVKLVDLKEKEVDLMLEELGNLGGLSNVVKGPNFLEASIDGVSKDDIVAVLCFVIEEAQIRFPEADAESAPAVAAAPVAEAAPVVEAAAVQSASVSELPVAKREAKRAAAPAKSSESSSIRVAVEKVDQLINLVGELVITQSMLAQRSGELDPVAHGDLLNSMGQLERNARDLQESVMSIRMMPMEYVFSRFPRLVRDLASKLGKEVELTLLGSSTELDKSLIERIIDPLTHLVRNSLDHGIESPEKRLAAGKVATGNLTLSAEHQGGNICIEVSDDGAGLNRERILAKALSSGLPVSENMSDEEVGMLIFAPGFSTAEQVTDVSGRGVGMDVVKRNIQEMGGHVEIASKQGKGTTIRILLPLTLAILDGMSVRVADEVFILPLNAVMESLQPRSEELKPLAGGECVLEVRGEYLPLVELWNVFDVQGAKTEATQGIVVILQSAGKRYALLVDQLIGQHQVVVKNLESNYRKVPGISAATILGDGSVALIVDVSALQSLNREKRVAGAAA; this is encoded by the coding sequence ATGGACATCAGCGATTTTTACCAGACGTTTTTCGATGAGGCCGATGAGCTGTTAGCCGATATGGAGCAGCATCTGCTGGGACTCGATCCCCAGGAGCCGGACTCCGAGCAGCTAAATGCCATCTTCCGCGCCGCCCACTCGATAAAAGGCGGAGCCGGAACCTTTGGTTTTACGGTTTTGCAGGAAACAACCCACATTCTGGAAAATATTCTGGATGGTGCTCGTCGCGGCGAGATGCAGCTCAGCACCGACATCATCAACCTGTTTTTGGAAACCAAAGATATTATGCAGGAACAGCTCGATGCCTATAAAACCGCGCAGGAGCCGAACGCGGAAAGCTTTAACTACATCTGCGAAGCGCTGCGCCAGCTGGCGTTAGAGGCGAAAGGCCTGCCGGTCGCCGCGCCGGTCGCCGCCGCCGTGCCGGCGGAGCCTGCCGTGCAGAGCGCACCGGCCGCCAGCAGTGGCCTGCGCGTGAAGCTGGTTGACCTGAAAGAGAAAGAGGTCGATCTGATGCTGGAGGAGCTGGGCAATCTCGGCGGCCTGAGCAACGTGGTTAAAGGCCCTAATTTCCTTGAGGCGAGCATCGACGGCGTCAGCAAAGACGATATCGTGGCGGTGCTCTGCTTTGTGATTGAAGAGGCGCAGATCCGCTTCCCGGAGGCTGACGCAGAAAGCGCGCCTGCTGTTGCAGCCGCCCCGGTCGCCGAAGCGGCGCCGGTCGTCGAGGCCGCGGCGGTGCAGAGCGCCAGCGTCAGCGAACTGCCGGTGGCGAAGCGCGAAGCCAAACGCGCCGCTGCGCCCGCTAAAAGCAGCGAATCAAGCAGCATCCGCGTTGCGGTAGAGAAGGTCGATCAGCTGATCAACCTGGTCGGCGAGCTGGTGATCACCCAGTCGATGCTGGCGCAGCGTTCGGGCGAACTCGACCCGGTGGCGCACGGTGACCTGCTGAACAGCATGGGTCAGCTGGAGCGCAACGCGCGCGACCTGCAGGAGTCGGTGATGTCGATTCGTATGATGCCGATGGAGTATGTCTTTAGCCGCTTCCCGCGCCTGGTGCGCGACCTGGCGAGCAAGCTGGGCAAAGAGGTGGAGCTGACGCTGCTCGGCAGCTCTACCGAACTCGACAAGAGCCTGATCGAACGCATTATCGATCCGTTAACGCATCTGGTACGTAACAGCCTGGATCACGGCATCGAATCGCCGGAAAAACGCCTGGCAGCAGGCAAGGTTGCCACCGGCAACCTGACGCTGTCGGCGGAACACCAGGGCGGCAATATCTGTATTGAAGTCTCTGACGACGGCGCTGGCCTGAACCGCGAGCGCATCCTCGCCAAAGCGCTCTCCTCTGGCCTGCCGGTCAGCGAAAACATGAGCGACGAAGAGGTCGGCATGCTGATCTTCGCACCGGGCTTCTCTACCGCCGAGCAGGTAACCGACGTATCGGGACGCGGCGTCGGCATGGATGTGGTCAAGCGAAACATTCAGGAGATGGGCGGCCACGTAGAGATCGCCTCGAAGCAGGGCAAAGGCACCACCATCCGTATCCTGCTGCCGCTGACGCTGGCTATCCTCGACGGCATGTCAGTACGCGTAGCGGACGAAGTCTTTATCCTGCCGCTCAACGCGGTAATGGAGTCCCTGCAGCCGCGCAGCGAAGAGCTGAAGCCGCTGGCGGGTGGCGAATGCGTGCTGGAAGTGCGCGGCGAATACCTGCCGCTGGTCGAGCTGTGGAATGTGTTTGACGTGCAGGGCGCGAAAACCGAGGCGACGCAGGGCATCGTGGTGATCCTGCAGAGCGCGGGCAAACGCTACGCGCTGCTGGTCGATCAGCTTATTGGCCAGCATCAGGTGGTAGTGAAAAACCTCGAGAGCAACTATCGCAAGGTGCCTGGCATCTCCGCCGCCACCATCCTCGGCGACGGCAGCGTCGCGCTGATCGTTGACGTGTCGGCGCTGCAATCGCTCAACCGTGAAAAACGTGTGGCCGGCGCGGCCGCCTGA
- the otsB gene encoding trehalose-phosphatase gives MTQAANEHASLPALSGGLYAFFFDVDGTLAAIQPQPDAVFIPEKIRQQLQQLTSLCHGALALVSGRPIAQLDALAAPLIAPAAGVHGAERRDAQGEQHLISLDPDVAEALRQQLQEAMSRWPGTLLEAKGMAFALHYRQAMQHEQDVLNLAEQAVKRFPALALQPGKCVVEIKPQGVDKGEAVRAFMREAPFAGRIPVFVGDDLTDEKGFIAVNAMQGISVKIGQGSSQARYRLPDVEAVYAWLERLLLQIKQDNVGKE, from the coding sequence GTGACCCAAGCGGCGAATGAACATGCCTCGCTTCCTGCGCTAAGCGGCGGTCTTTATGCCTTCTTTTTTGACGTAGACGGCACGCTTGCCGCTATTCAACCGCAGCCTGACGCGGTCTTTATCCCGGAAAAGATCCGTCAGCAGCTGCAGCAGCTCACCTCCCTCTGCCACGGCGCGCTGGCGCTGGTATCGGGACGGCCAATTGCCCAGCTCGACGCGCTGGCCGCGCCGTTAATCGCGCCTGCCGCGGGCGTACACGGCGCAGAGCGGCGCGATGCGCAGGGCGAGCAGCACCTTATCAGCCTGGACCCCGACGTCGCCGAGGCGTTGCGGCAGCAGCTGCAAGAGGCGATGTCGCGCTGGCCAGGTACGCTACTGGAGGCCAAAGGCATGGCCTTTGCGCTGCATTACCGCCAGGCGATGCAGCATGAGCAGGATGTGCTCAATCTGGCCGAACAGGCCGTGAAACGCTTTCCGGCGCTGGCGCTTCAGCCGGGGAAATGCGTTGTGGAGATTAAACCGCAGGGAGTCGATAAAGGCGAAGCAGTACGCGCCTTTATGCGCGAAGCACCCTTTGCCGGTCGTATCCCGGTATTTGTCGGAGACGATCTGACGGATGAGAAAGGATTTATCGCTGTAAACGCCATGCAGGGCATTTCCGTGAAGATTGGACAAGGTTCCAGTCAGGCGCGCTATCGGCTGCCAGACGTCGAGGCGGTTTACGCGTGGCTGGAGCGATTACTATTACAAATAAAACAAGACAATGTCGGTAAGGAGTAA
- the cheW gene encoding chemotaxis protein CheW — MTGMATVTKIAGETVGQEFLVFTLGDEEYGIDILKVQEIRGYDQVTRIANTPEFIKGVTNLRGVIVPIIDLRVKFSQPDVEYNDNTVVIVLNLEHRVVGIVVDGVSDVLSLTQDQIRPAPEFAVTMSTEYLTGLGALGERMLILVDIEKLLSSEEMALMDTLRSA, encoded by the coding sequence ATGACTGGAATGGCAACCGTGACCAAAATCGCCGGCGAAACCGTCGGCCAGGAGTTCCTGGTATTTACGCTGGGAGACGAAGAGTACGGTATCGATATTCTTAAGGTGCAGGAGATCCGCGGCTACGATCAGGTGACGCGCATCGCCAACACGCCTGAGTTTATTAAGGGCGTTACCAATCTGCGCGGCGTTATCGTGCCGATTATCGATCTGCGCGTGAAGTTCTCACAGCCGGACGTCGAGTATAACGACAACACCGTGGTGATCGTGCTGAACCTGGAGCATCGCGTGGTTGGTATCGTGGTGGACGGCGTTTCTGACGTGCTGTCGCTGACGCAGGATCAGATCCGTCCGGCGCCGGAATTCGCCGTCACCATGTCGACCGAATATCTGACCGGTCTCGGCGCGCTCGGCGAGCGTATGCTGATTCTGGTGGATATCGAGAAGCTGCTGAGCAGCGAAGAGATGGCGCTGATGGATACGCTGCGCAGCGCGTAA
- the flhD gene encoding flagellar transcriptional regulator FlhD: MGTSDLLKHIYDINLSYLLLAQRLINQEKASAMFRLGIDEEMANALSQLTLPEMVKLAETNQLVCQFRFNDHAIINRLTQESRVDDLQQIHTGILLSSRLLRNVSKEETPAKKRAM, translated from the coding sequence ATGGGTACATCTGATTTACTAAAACATATTTATGATATCAATCTGTCGTATTTACTGCTTGCACAGCGATTAATTAACCAGGAAAAAGCTTCTGCAATGTTTCGTCTTGGAATTGATGAAGAGATGGCTAACGCATTGTCGCAATTAACTCTGCCGGAAATGGTAAAGTTAGCGGAAACCAATCAGTTGGTTTGCCAGTTTCGCTTTAACGATCACGCCATTATTAATCGCCTGACGCAGGAATCTCGCGTGGATGATTTACAACAAATCCACACGGGAATTTTATTATCCAGCCGTTTACTGCGTAATGTTTCTAAAGAAGAGACGCCGGCGAAGAAGAGGGCGATGTAA
- a CDS encoding substrate-binding domain-containing protein codes for MYNNTCKTIGVLSHDFSHPQTAMLLQEVNRQLNARGCAALLIDAAAEERARQLAPLLSAALHLSGRFSDAFRAAAGPIPLVALDTLNQDGFTAGEEMGRLLLAQGHQRFGYLQLASCADPARLDGFGSVLAAADKPLGHSLIACDTGDERDSGYQAMLAYLKRARASERIQALFCDSDRLAFGALQAVRDFGQGAHVAVVGFGDCHEAGTSTWHLTSWAQPHALRITEALNRLLLNRAQEDGAWRRGELRVRHSHQGKAALGEMGQCGCAIRH; via the coding sequence ATGTATAACAACACCTGTAAAACCATTGGCGTGCTGAGCCATGATTTCAGCCATCCGCAGACGGCAATGCTGCTGCAGGAGGTTAACCGGCAGCTTAACGCGCGCGGCTGCGCGGCGCTGCTTATCGACGCCGCCGCGGAGGAGCGTGCGCGCCAGCTGGCGCCGCTGCTGAGCGCCGCGCTGCATCTTTCCGGACGCTTTAGCGACGCCTTTCGCGCCGCTGCCGGGCCGATTCCGCTGGTTGCGCTGGATACGCTTAATCAGGACGGCTTTACCGCCGGCGAAGAGATGGGTCGGCTGCTGCTGGCGCAGGGCCACCAGCGCTTCGGCTATCTGCAGCTCGCTTCCTGCGCCGATCCCGCGCGCCTTGATGGCTTTGGCAGCGTTCTGGCGGCGGCGGATAAACCCCTCGGCCACTCGCTGATCGCTTGCGACACGGGCGATGAGCGCGACAGCGGCTATCAGGCGATGCTCGCTTATCTGAAACGCGCCCGCGCCTCGGAACGCATTCAGGCGCTGTTCTGCGATAGCGATCGGCTGGCGTTCGGTGCGCTGCAGGCGGTGCGGGATTTTGGCCAGGGCGCGCACGTTGCCGTCGTAGGGTTCGGCGACTGCCACGAGGCAGGCACCTCGACCTGGCACCTGACCAGCTGGGCGCAGCCGCACGCGCTGCGGATAACCGAGGCGCTAAACCGGCTGCTGCTCAATCGCGCGCAGGAGGATGGCGCATGGCGTCGCGGCGAACTGCGGGTGCGCCACTCCCATCAGGGCAAGGCGGCACTGGGCGAAATGGGCCAGTGCGGCTGCGCCATTCGGCACTGA
- the otsA gene encoding alpha,alpha-trehalose-phosphate synthase encodes MSRLVVVSNRIAIPDGKKASAGGLAVGILDALKSTGGLWFGWNGEISEFSGEEEDELVQVEHDGISYAALPLSQNDYDLYYCQFSNTVIWPAFHYRLDLVQFQREAWEGYCSVNEMLAQRLKPLIKPDDTLWIHDYHLLPFAAALRKAGINNRIGFFLHIPFPTPEIFNALPPHKELLEMLCEYDLLGFQTESDRVAFLDCLSQLTQLQNKGEKKHRAFGNTFMTEVYPIGIEPDSIKEMAEGPLPPKMAAMKRELGDAKNIIACERLDYSKGLPERFLAYEALLENFPEHRGKIRYSQIAPTSRGDVQAYQDIRHQLETEAGRINGKYGTLGWTPLYYLNQHFDRRLLMKIFRLTDVGLVTPLRDGMNLVAKEYIAAQDPDDPGVLVLSRFAGAANELTSALIVNPYDRDEVAAALNKALTMPRTERISRYNDMMAVLRKHDITHWRESFLKDLWAIPPRSEDHSTVNKVATFPKLA; translated from the coding sequence ATGAGTCGTTTAGTGGTCGTATCTAACCGAATCGCCATTCCTGATGGGAAAAAAGCCAGCGCAGGCGGCCTCGCCGTTGGTATTCTTGACGCGCTGAAAAGCACCGGCGGCCTGTGGTTTGGCTGGAACGGGGAAATCAGCGAATTTTCCGGAGAAGAGGAAGACGAACTGGTGCAGGTAGAGCATGACGGCATCTCCTACGCCGCGCTGCCGCTGAGCCAGAACGATTACGATCTGTATTACTGCCAGTTTTCCAATACCGTTATCTGGCCCGCGTTCCACTACCGCCTTGATCTGGTCCAGTTCCAGCGCGAAGCCTGGGAGGGCTACTGCAGCGTCAATGAGATGCTGGCGCAGCGCCTGAAGCCGCTGATCAAGCCGGACGACACCCTGTGGATCCACGATTATCATCTGCTGCCGTTTGCGGCCGCGCTGCGTAAGGCGGGCATCAATAACCGCATCGGCTTCTTCCTGCATATCCCGTTCCCGACGCCGGAAATTTTCAACGCGCTGCCGCCGCATAAAGAGCTGCTGGAGATGCTGTGCGAGTACGATCTGCTGGGCTTCCAGACCGAATCGGATCGCGTCGCCTTCCTCGACTGCCTCAGCCAGCTGACGCAGCTGCAGAACAAAGGCGAGAAAAAGCATCGCGCCTTTGGCAACACCTTTATGACCGAGGTCTATCCGATCGGCATCGAGCCGGACAGCATCAAAGAGATGGCCGAAGGCCCACTGCCGCCGAAAATGGCGGCGATGAAACGCGAACTGGGCGATGCGAAAAACATTATCGCCTGTGAGCGCCTCGACTACTCGAAAGGGCTGCCGGAGCGATTCCTGGCCTATGAAGCGCTGCTGGAGAACTTCCCTGAGCATCGCGGTAAAATCCGCTATTCGCAGATTGCGCCCACCTCGCGCGGGGATGTGCAAGCCTATCAGGATATTCGTCATCAGCTGGAAACCGAGGCTGGACGCATCAACGGCAAGTACGGCACGCTGGGCTGGACGCCGCTCTACTATCTCAACCAGCATTTCGACCGCCGTCTGCTGATGAAAATCTTCCGTCTGACCGATGTCGGGCTGGTGACGCCGCTGCGCGACGGTATGAACCTGGTGGCGAAAGAGTATATTGCTGCGCAGGACCCGGACGATCCGGGCGTGCTGGTGCTGTCACGCTTTGCCGGTGCCGCCAACGAGCTGACCTCGGCGCTGATCGTCAACCCGTACGATCGTGACGAAGTGGCGGCGGCGTTGAATAAGGCGCTGACCATGCCGCGCACCGAGCGTATTTCGCGCTACAACGATATGATGGCCGTGCTGCGCAAGCATGACATCACCCACTGGCGCGAGAGCTTCCTGAAGGATTTGTGGGCGATTCCGCCCCGCAGCGAAGATCACAGCACAGTAAATAAAGTGGCGACCTTCCCGAAACTCGCCTGA
- the flhC gene encoding flagellar transcriptional regulator FlhC: MSEKSIVQEARDIQLAMELITLGARLQMLESETQLSRGRLIKLYKELRGSPPPKGMLPFSTDWFMTWEQNIHASMFCNAWQFMLKTGMATGVDAVIKAYRLYLEQCPQSDEGPLLALTRAWTLVRFVESNMLELADCKSCNGSFINHAHQPVGSFVCSLCQPPSRAVKRRKLSADSADTFPQLLDEQVKHAV, encoded by the coding sequence ATGTCGGAAAAGAGCATTGTTCAGGAAGCGCGTGATATTCAACTCGCGATGGAGTTAATTACGCTGGGCGCGCGTTTGCAAATGCTGGAAAGCGAAACCCAGTTAAGTCGCGGCCGTCTGATTAAACTTTATAAAGAGCTGCGCGGCAGCCCGCCGCCGAAGGGCATGCTGCCTTTTTCAACCGACTGGTTTATGACGTGGGAGCAGAATATCCACGCCTCTATGTTCTGCAACGCCTGGCAGTTTATGCTGAAAACCGGCATGGCGACCGGCGTTGACGCGGTAATCAAAGCTTACCGCCTCTATCTCGAACAGTGTCCGCAATCGGACGAGGGCCCGCTGTTGGCGCTGACGCGCGCATGGACCCTGGTGCGATTCGTTGAAAGTAATATGCTGGAACTGGCCGACTGCAAAAGCTGCAACGGCAGTTTTATTAACCATGCGCATCAGCCGGTTGGCAGCTTTGTCTGCAGCCTGTGCCAGCCGCCGTCACGCGCGGTAAAAAGACGTAAACTTTCTGCAGATTCTGCCGATACCTTTCCACAACTGCTGGATGAACAGGTTAAACACGCCGTTTAA
- the motB gene encoding flagellar motor protein MotB — protein sequence MKNSNRPIIVVKKRKHKGHEGGHGSWKIAYADFMTAMMAFFMVMWLISISSPQELVQIAEYFKTPLKVAMTGGKRSSDSESPIPGGGDDATRIKGEVKKVVDMDAQKRKLDDIRLNRLREKLDQLIEADPRLKALRPHLIINMVEEGLRIQIIDSQNRPMFKTGSAEVEPYMRDILRGIAPLLNNIPNRISLAGHTDDFQYANGDRGYSNWELSADRANASRRELVMGGLDGGKVLRVVGMADTMKLKNRVGNDAVNRRISLLVLNHDTEAAIEKENAESDAVQVSDPAAIEKITAPPVPQSSSPVTTTAPSQPR from the coding sequence ATGAAGAACAGTAACCGGCCCATCATCGTCGTCAAAAAGCGCAAGCATAAAGGACACGAGGGCGGCCATGGCTCCTGGAAGATCGCCTATGCCGACTTTATGACGGCGATGATGGCCTTCTTTATGGTGATGTGGCTGATCTCTATCTCCAGCCCGCAGGAGCTGGTGCAGATCGCCGAATATTTTAAAACGCCGCTGAAGGTAGCGATGACCGGCGGCAAGCGCAGCAGCGACAGCGAAAGCCCGATCCCCGGCGGTGGCGACGATGCGACGCGCATCAAGGGAGAGGTGAAGAAAGTCGTCGATATGGATGCGCAGAAGCGCAAGCTGGACGATATTCGCCTCAATCGCCTGCGCGAAAAGCTGGACCAGCTGATTGAGGCGGATCCGCGTCTGAAGGCGCTGCGTCCGCACCTGATTATTAATATGGTGGAAGAGGGGCTGCGCATTCAGATTATCGACAGCCAGAACCGGCCGATGTTTAAGACCGGCAGCGCCGAGGTCGAACCCTATATGCGCGACATCCTGCGCGGCATTGCGCCGCTGCTTAACAATATTCCGAACCGCATCAGCCTGGCGGGCCATACCGACGACTTTCAGTACGCGAATGGCGATCGCGGCTACAGCAACTGGGAGCTTTCCGCCGATCGCGCCAACGCCTCGCGTCGCGAGCTGGTGATGGGCGGGCTCGACGGCGGCAAAGTACTGCGCGTGGTCGGCATGGCCGACACCATGAAACTGAAAAATCGCGTCGGCAACGACGCGGTTAACCGCCGCATTAGCCTGCTGGTGTTGAACCATGACACCGAAGCGGCGATTGAAAAAGAGAACGCCGAGAGCGACGCCGTCCAGGTGAGCGATCCGGCGGCAATAGAAAAGATTACCGCGCCGCCTGTGCCGCAAAGCAGCAGCCCGGTAACCACAACAGCCCCCTCACAGCCGAGGTGA
- the pdxK gene encoding pyridoxine/pyridoxal/pyridoxamine kinase: MFQVSDASDGEIIDVISIQSQVVYGSVGNSIAVPALRRHGLQVVAVPTVLLSNTPHYASCYGGEIPQPWFEGYLTALAERNLDGAARAVVLGYLKSTDKAASLARWLRLMREKNPRMPVIIDPVLGDDDSGFYVDPQLAMHYRQHLAPLATGLTPNRFELSCLCDAPLESDDEIIDAARSLLGAQTEWVVVTSATHDSTRRSMQVFCVTAQETFITEHPRYDNPPKGTGDLFTAELTARLLRGVPLSLAVEQASLFAQQSVLATRTLGRRELQLAISAPL, from the coding sequence GTGTTTCAGGTATCTGACGCCTCAGACGGCGAAATCATCGACGTCATATCTATACAATCTCAGGTGGTTTACGGCAGCGTAGGTAACAGCATCGCCGTGCCCGCCCTGCGTCGCCACGGATTACAGGTTGTGGCGGTGCCGACCGTGCTGCTGAGCAACACGCCGCACTATGCCAGCTGCTACGGCGGCGAGATCCCGCAGCCCTGGTTTGAGGGCTACCTGACCGCGCTGGCGGAGCGGAATCTGGACGGTGCCGCGCGCGCCGTGGTGCTGGGCTATCTGAAATCCACCGATAAGGCGGCGTCGCTGGCGCGCTGGCTGCGGCTGATGCGTGAGAAAAATCCCCGGATGCCAGTGATTATCGATCCGGTGCTGGGGGATGACGACAGCGGCTTCTACGTCGATCCGCAGCTGGCAATGCACTATCGTCAACATCTTGCGCCGCTGGCGACCGGCCTGACGCCGAACCGCTTTGAGCTGAGCTGCCTGTGCGACGCGCCGCTGGAGAGCGACGATGAGATCATCGACGCCGCGCGCTCGCTGCTCGGCGCACAGACCGAATGGGTCGTGGTCACCAGTGCCACCCACGACAGCACGCGTCGCAGCATGCAGGTCTTTTGCGTGACGGCGCAAGAGACCTTTATTACCGAGCATCCGCGCTACGATAATCCGCCTAAAGGCACCGGCGATCTCTTTACCGCCGAGCTGACTGCCCGTCTGCTGCGCGGCGTGCCTCTCAGCCTGGCGGTTGAGCAGGCGAGCCTGTTCGCCCAGCAGTCGGTGCTGGCGACCCGCACGCTGGGCAGGCGCGAACTGCAGCTGGCGATCTCAGCGCCGCTGTGA